Below is a genomic region from Methanobacterium sp..
AATGCATTAGAAGCAGCAAGGATCGCTTCAAACAAGTATATGCAGCGAAGGGCAGGTAGAATGGGTTACCATCTTAAAATAAGGGTGTACCCACACCACATAGTGCGTGAAAACCCAATGGCGACCGGTGCAGGTGCTGACAGGGTTCAGGACGGTATGAGAAAAGCATTCGGAAAACCAGTAAGCTCCGTTGCAATTGTAGATGCAGGCCAAAAGATTATAACAATACACACAAACAAAAGATACTTCAAAGATGCAAAAATGGCATTAAAAAGAGCTGCAATGAAATTCCCTGTTCCATGTAGAATTGTTGTTGATAAGGGCGAAGAACTAATTAAATAGAAGAGTGTTTAGCATGAAGCTTGTCGAATTTTTTGAAGAGCTAGGTAAAGAGGATGTGGATGTTGCAGGTGGAAAAGGTGCAAACCTGGGAGAATTAACAAATGCTGGAATTAATGTACCTCCAGGATTTGTTATAACCTCTGAAACCTACGATAAATTTATAAAAGAAACAGGTATCTTTGATGAAATAATGAGCATTCTTGATGCTATAGATGTAAATGATACAAAAGAACTTCAAGGAGCTTCAGCAAGGATAAAAGAAATAATAATGAAAGCGTATGTGCCTGATGACATACGAACAACTGTAATTGAAGCTTACAATGCATTATGCCAGAGAATTGGTAAAGAAAATGCGTTTGTTGCAATAAGGTCTTCTGCAACAGCAGAAGATCTTCCTGAAGCTTCATTTGCTGGACAGCAAGATACATTCTTAAATATTAGGGGCCCAGAAGATGTCTTGATTTATGTACAGAAATGTTGGGCATCTTTATTCGAATCCCGAGCTATTTTTTACAGGGAAGAAAATAATTTTGATCATTCCAAAGTTTATATTGCTGTAGTTGTTCAAGAAATGGTTAATGCCGAAAAAGCAGGAGTAATGTTTACAGTTCACCCATCAACTGGTGAAGAACAGATATTACTTGAAGCTGCATGGGGATTAGGCGAAGCTGTAGTATCTGGTACCGTTACACCGGATACTTACTGGGTAGATAAGAAAACCGGCAAGGTCTTTAACTGTAATATAAGTGAAAAGAACACCATGTTTACAAAAGATCCTGATGCTGGAAAGACAGTACAACTGGACGTTCCAGAAGATCTTAAAAACAAAAGGGTTCTAAGTGATGAAGAAATTGCAGCACTTACCAAGCTTGGTGCAAGGATTCAGGAACATTATGATTTCCCACAGGACACTGAATGGGCAATGGAAAATGGAAAAGTTTTCATGCTCCAGTCCCGGCCTATAACTACACTCGGAATGAACAATGGAACCGAAGCAAAAGAAGGTACTGGAGAAGAAAGGACAATAATCACCAAAGGATTAGGTGCAAGTCCTGGAATGGCTTCAGGTACCGTTAAAATAGTAAAAGACACAGATGAACTAGATAAAGTAGGAAACGGTGACATACTGGTTACAGTCATGACAACACCTGATATGGTCCCTGCCATGAAAAGGGCAAATGGAATCATAACTGATGAAGGTGGAGTTACATGCCACGCAGCAATTGTTTCAAGGGAACTTGGAATATCATGTGTCGTTGGAACAGGAGATGCATCAAAAATCCTTAAAGAAAACGAGATGGTAACACTCGATGGAAATAAAGGAATAGTTTACAAGGGCAAATTGGAGGAATCCGATAAAAAAGAAGCTGCCGAAGAACAACCTGCAGCCGTTGCACAGGCACCTATTTTAACTGTTACAGAAGTTAAAGTCAATGTCAGCATGCCTGAAGCAGCTAAAAAAGCAGCTGCAACCGGTGCAGATGGAGTAGGGCTTCTTAGAACTGAACACATGATGTTAACCTCGGGAGTACACCCTAAAAAGTTCATAAATGATGGAAAAGAGGATGAACTCATAAAAATCCTTGTAGAAAATGTTTTAAAAGTTGCAGATGAATTCTATCCAAAACCAGTTTGGTACAGAACTCTCGACGCACCTACAGATGAATTCATTTCTCTGGAAGGTGGAGAAGGTGAACCATACGAACATAACCCTATGCTCGGATGGAGAGGTATAAGAAGAGAACTGGACGAGCCTGAAATATTAAGGGCCGAGTTTAAAGCAATTAAGAAACTTCATGAACAGGGCTACACCAACATTGGAATAATGATACCTTTAGTCCAGCATCCTGATGAACTCAGGAGAGCTAAACAAATAGCTGAAGAAGTTGGACTGAAACCTCAAAAGAACATTGAGTTTGGTATTATGGTTGAAACACCTGGAGCAGCTCTTATAATTGAAGATTTCATTGCTGAAGGGCTTGACTTTGTAAGCTTTGGAACAAACGATCTTACTCAGTACACACTTGCTATTGACAGGAACAACGAAAACGTTGCAAAACTTTACTCTGAAGGGCATCCTGCAGTTTTAAAACTCTTAGTTCGAGTTATAAAAATCTGTAATGAAGCAGGAGTTAAAACAAGTATCTGCGGACAGGCTGGAAGTATGCCTAAAATAGTTGAAAAACTTGTAGAGGCCGGTATTGAAAGCGTATCTGCAAATACAGATGCAGTTGCAACTGTAAGGGAAACAGTAGCGAGAGTAGAAAAGAAACTTGTCTTAAAAGCTGCAAGAAAAATGATGAGTGAATAAACACTCATTTCCTATTATTTTTTTTAATTTAATTTGAATTTTCAAAATTTATTTTGCTCAAAAACTTTAAGCATGAAAAAACCAAAGGTTTTTTTTGCCCCAAAATTCAATAGAATTTTAGAAAATACAAAGTATTTTCTAACTTCCAAAAAATTCATAGAATTTTTTGAGAATTTTGAGGGTTTTTTGAAGTTAGAGTATATTTATATTTTATAAATTATATCAAAAATTTTCATAGATTTTTGAGAATTTCCGAACTTTCGAAAATTTGTCAAATCAAAGATTTTGACAGACTTTGAAGTTTATATAACAATTATTTTTCAGGGAGTTAAAATGGATAAAAAAGGAATCACAAAACAGGAAATATCTGAAAAACTCAAAGAATTCAAAGAGGAGGACATGACCTACAGATCGGGAAGAATTCTAGGTTCAATGTGCACATGTCCTCATGAAGTCGGCCTTGAAGCATATAAAATGTTTCTAGAGTCTAATCTAGGTGATTCCGGTTTATTTAAAGGTACCCGGAAGATGGAGAAAGAAGTAATCCAGATGCTTGGAAACCTTCTTGGTAAAGAAGATGTTTGCGGACATATCATAACTGGAGGCACTGAAGCAAACATAATGGCAATGAGGGCGGCAAGAAATTCAAGCAACATCAAAGATCCAGAGATCATTGTTCCTAAATCTGCTCATTTTTCCTTTAAAAAAGCAGCAGATATGCTGTGCCTGAAACTCAGGGAAGCGGAACTTGACGAAAACTATAGGGTAGATGTAAATTCTGTAAAAGAGCTTATATCTGACAAGACTGTGGCGGTGGTTGGTATTGCTGGAACAACTGAACTTGGGTTAATAGATCCTATAGAAGAACTTTCCAAACTGTGCCGGGAAGAAAATATTTACCTGCATGTTGATGCAGCATTTGGAGGATTCACAATCCCATTTTTAGGTCTTAGTGGTCGTAATCTTCCTAAATTCGACTTCTCTCTTGAAGGGGTTTCTTCTATTACTATAGACCCTCATAAAATGGGCCTTGCCCCAATTCCAACTGGTGGAATTATCTTTAGAGATAGAAGTTATCTTGAAAGCATAAGCACTGAAACACCTTACCTTACAGATAAGGAACAGTTTACAATTGTAGGCACTAGAACAGGTGCATCTACCGCTGCAACATGGGCACTACTCAAATACTTTGGAAAAGAGGGGTACTGTTCCATTGCTAAAAAATGTATGGAAGTCACAGAATACCTGGCGGAAGGAATCAAAAAATCAGGCTTTAACTTAATGGTTGAGCCTCAATTGAACCTTGTTGCATTTGATTCAAATGAAATAGAGATCGATACTATTGTAGATGAGCTTAAAGAAAAGGGATGGGCAGTTTCAGTATCATCTTACCCGCGGGCTATAAGAATTGTTGTAATGCCCCATGTTAAGATGGAACATGTCAAAGAATTTACAGATGACCTATCTAAGATTCATGCGAAGTATACTTTAGAGAACATACCTCAAAATAATGAAAGGAAAACATCTTTAAAATTAACTGATAAAACACCGCAGGGTAAATAAATGACCACAAAAATAATTAGAACACCAGTAACTTGTAACGTAATTGAAGATCTGAAGGTGGGAGACCGGATCGAAATACACGGCAAAATTTATACAGGTAGGGATGCCGCACTCCCCAAACTGATTAAATCAATTAAAAACGGCGAAAAACTAATTGATATCGAGGGTTCTGCTATAATGCACACTGCAGTAAGTGATGCGGGCATATCTCCCACTACAAGCAACAAAGAAGAAATTGAAGAGAGCATTCCATTTCTTTCAGAGGTAGGGGTGAAGATCCATATTGGAAAAGGCGGTTTGGGCGAAGAAACAATTAATGCACTTGATAAATGGGGGTCTATTTTTGTTGTAACCCCTCCTGCTGCTGCCCTTCTTACAAGTAAAGTGGTTTCAAAACAAGTGGCTGCATTTGAAGAAGAAGGAATGGAGGCAATCCATGAGCTTGTGGTGGATGGGCTTCCGGGTATTGTCGCGATTGCGCATGGGGAGTCTATTTATTGAATATTTTGCCTGTTATAAATTACAAATCTCTTTTTTAAATTAAGACTATGGGTAATAATAAAAATTAAACAGTACAATTAATATTTTTTAATATTTATGTTATAATTTGGTAATTTTAGTAATAATAAAAGTATTACTTTTTGATTAATATTATAAGAATTAAGGAGTAGTATTATGACTTAATTTCATTTAATTTTACTTTAATAAAATTATTTTTGTATTATATGAGTTTTAACTATTATTTATTTTAAATAAACATATAATAAGTTATATAATTAATTAATCATGTAAAATTAGTCTTTATATAAAATAATACTTCTTAATATGTTTTGGAATTACATTACTAATATTTTAACAGTATTGGATAAAAATTATTAAAAAATAAGTATTTTTTAACTAAAAATTATTAATTTATGTGTTTTTTTATTACAAACAGGATAAATTTGACTCTAAATGTAATAATAAATATGTAATAAATAGTATTATATAATGCTTCATACTAACACACTTTTGGTGTCATTATGAAGAAAAAATATGTATTTATTATACTCATAAGTATGTTTTTAATGTTAATTTCGATAACTGGAACTGTTTCAGCTGCTAATCATACTGTTAACCCTGGAAACAGTATTCAATCTGTTATAAACAATGCTTCTTCTAATGACACTATCATTGTTAATGATAACAATGGTTCTGCTTATACTTACACTGAAAACCTGGTTATAAATAAAACGCTGGCATTACAGGCTAAAAATGGGGCTAATATTACTATTCGGGCATTGAATGCTTCTAAACCTGTTTTAACTGTTAATTCTGGAGGTAGTGGTTCTGTTATCAGTGGTTTTAATATCAAAGGTGTTACTAATAGCACTGGAATTTTTTTAAATTCAGTTATGAACTGTACAATCCACAACAACACTATTTATGACAATAATTATGGTGTAAATGTTTTTGATTCATCTTTCAACAACATAACTCAAAATATGATTAAAAGAAATAGTTATGGTCTTTATCTCACCACACAATGCATATCCCTGGAAGATTTTTGTGGTGATGAAATTGAGTGGTACGAAGAAGAAGATTACTACTGTTATTATGAGTATTCTGGTATCCATTCTGATTCCCAGGGAAATATAATCAAAGGCAACTCTTTTACCAATAACTATTATGGTTTATACCTTAAAAGTGACGAATGCTGGAGTGATTTAAGCATATACGACAACCACGTTATTGAAAATAATATAGCAGGAAATAGTTATGGGATATTTGCAGAAGGTGTGTATATCTGGGCGAGTGAGGTTGCTCATGTCCATTTCAACCGCATAGAAAATAACACTCTTTTTGGTATCTATCTAAATGAAATAGGTGTAAATGCAACAAATAACTGGTGAAATGGATCACAGGATGGGTATGGATGTTATTGGTGATCTGGATAATGTGAGGGCGTTCCGTTATGCGTGTTCGTCTTCATTTTCGCTTGTGGAGTACTGGGTTGGAAGTGCTTTATTCCCTTCATCTAACTCTACTGATGGTCTTATGGGTAGTGTAACTCTGGGTTTGGGTTATATGATGCTTAGTGGTGAACCGTTGGAAATATTTGAGAGTAATGGTTATACTATCATAAGGGCAGTTGGTGATAACCAGAGACTATTGATAATTGACCCTAAAACGGGTCTTGTAATGGATTTTGGAGATATAAAACTAAATGATACTATCAGCGGCACCAGATGCTACGGCGACCAGCAAACAGAATGGGCCAATGGTTATGGTAATGCAATACTTGATAATGAAGATGTTATTAATGGAGTTATGGAAACTGGTGAAGCAGCGACAGATTTTGGTCAAGGCAGCGATGAATGGAAAGATGAAGTATTAGGATTTGCAGGCAGCACAGCAATATCTATTGCAGTTTCGGCACTTCCGTTTTTGATAGCTGTTGGTCCTCCAGGATGGATTGCTGCAGCCGCATTAGTAGGGGTAGGATTAGCCTGTTCTTGGTACGCTGCTGACATGAATGAAGATTGGAGATCTCCATCGAATCAAATTAATTTTCTTTTGAATGTTGGGCCCTCTTTTATACCTTATTTCGGATGGGAAAGTAGTTTTGGCAAGACGGGTTTAAGGGCTTTAAAGTATGGTACTAGGGGCGATATTGCTGGTGGTAAGTTAATTGTTAAAACTGCAACGTCTAAAGGAACTTCAAAAGATCTAATTAGTATTCCTAAAAATTATGAGGGGTATGTCCTTCAAACTATTGAAAATAATGGAGATAATTTAGGAGGAGGATCTATTACCAGTGTACAATACATTAGCTATGGTTCTCCAAAAGGAGTAACTAGATTAACATATGGATGGGCAGGAAAAGAAAATGCTATGACGTTAATTGGGGAGTATGGAGGGAATCGTGCAGGATATGTTATAGATAGAAATAGTGAATGGATTGACGAAACTTCTTATAAATCATATAACCATATTTCGGATTATCTTGCAACAGCTTAATTGGGTGATTTAATATGAAGTACAAATATAAACGTATGCTGAAGACTTTGTTTATGATGCCATATGATATAATTGAATCTGAACGAAAAACCCAGGTTCTTCTTTTTATTCCCGTTGGTTTAGTTATGTGTTTAATTACTGGTTGTATTATTGGATTTTTAGCTGGAGATAATTTTATTTTATTTTCCTTAGCTTTTTGTCTTATGATTCCTGGAGTTGTATTGGTTTTTTATTTTTGGGATAGATTAGATAAAAAATATAGAATAACGCCAGGCAGATCAGCACCGCTAGCGCTAGTTTATCAGGTCATTGTCATTTGGTTGTTATGTGCGTCACCTACTTTTTTCTTTTTGATGTTAATAATAGGTTCAACGTCTGGAAATATCTTTTTTGGTTTGGGCGGTGCTGTTGCGGTTGTTTATCCTATTGTGGGAATGTTTTTGAGGATTAAGACTTTCAGTGATGATAGTAGAATAATTGGTAAGAAGAAGGTAGTTTTACCTGATCGTAAAAGGCCTTTGAGGGTACCTAAGGCGGCTTTGCCAAATATTTCTGAAGTTATAGAAACAGTTGAAGGGCCGGGGTTTATTCCTATTTCTTACTGGATTATGGCTGAAGCTTTGGGAGTTTACACCATTGGTTGGGGATTTTCAAATATAAATTTGTATTTTAGTACAGGCAGTCCTTCTCTGGAAGCTGCAGTTTTCGCCATTGTTCTAGGTTTATTACTGCAAACGTTGTATTTGTTTCCAGACAAAATAAACAAAGTAGTTCCAATTGAACTAAAAACCAAAAACGGTTTCTTATTCATGTTTGTAATGGCTTTTGTGTTGTTTGGAATTTCACAGTTTTTGATTGGTTTTGTGGTGGCTTTAACTTCGTAAGGGCATAAATCAATTTTTTAGTGTAATGTTATGATTCTGAAAGATGGAATGTTTGGGGGTGTATTATAATGGGATTATTTGGTGGTTTAAAGAAGAAATCTTTGCTTGATAAGGGAAAAAATGCTGGAAATAATGGAGATCATGAAGAAGCTTTGAAGTATTTTAACCAGGTTTTGGAGATGGATCCTGAAAATGTGGATGCTCTTTTTAATAAAGGTTGCGCGTTTATAAATTTCAACAGGCAGGAAGAGGCCTTGGAATGTTTTGAGGAGGTTTTATCATTAAGTCCTGCTATTGCTAATGTATGGCTTTTTAAAGGATTTGTTTTAGGGGCGCTTAAACGGCATGGTGAAGCTTTAGAATCGTTTAATAGGGCTTTAGAATTGGATCCAGATAATTTTGATGCCTTAAATAATGCAGGATACGCACTTAAAGAAAGGGGAGAATATGAAAAAGCTGTAGAACACTATGATAAGGCTTTGAAGGTGTTTCCAGATTCTACTGTGGCATGGACCAATAAAGGGGCAGTTTTAATAGATCTTGAAGAGTATGATAACGCTTTAGAATGTTTTGACACTGCTTTGGAACTTGAGGCGCCGAATTTTAAGGCTTGGTATTATAAAGGAATAATCGCCAGGAAGTTAAATAACCTTCAAGAAGCTATCAATTGTTTTGATAAATCCTTAGAGTTGAACCCTGATTTTGAACTTGCTAAAGATGAGAAAGAAGAAGTTTTATCTTCTAAATCCTAATTTCGCTGCTGATCTCGATGAAGGATGGACCACGTCCAGATGGATTAACTTTGGTTTGAATGTAGGACCTTCTTTGATACCTTTTATTGGATGGGAAGGTGGTGTTGCTGGTAGGCTTGGTATCAATTATTTAACATCAAGCGGAACTAAGAATATGCTTATGATTGCAGGGGGTTCTAGACTTGGTATTAAATATTCAACGTCAAGTGGAGCTAAAACGATGGCAACAACAGTTACAGGAAATTCTGAGAGTTATGTGATTACAAACATGCCAAAATGGGGTGGTGGTACTTTCACTGGGGGTTATATGAGTACTGTAGAATATATTAAATATGGAACTAATAAAAGAGTAATAAGAACAGCATTTGGAGACACAGGAGATGAAGCAGCTAAAAATGCCTTAAAATATACTTATCTGCCTGATCGTGTTGCATATGTCATAGATAGAAATGGTGAAAATATTGACGAAACTTCTTATAATGTATATAACAACATTTCGGAGTATTTAAAACATTGATTATTGGAGTTTTAAAATGGAATTAAAGTATTTTTTAGGAAAATCATTTAGGTTAATTTTTTCTAGAAAAGGTATTGATATGTTGTTTTTATCCAGCCCGGCTAAACTTAGTAAAGAAGAAAGAAAATGGGCTATTATTCCTTTATTGGTTTATTTTTTACCTATTTTTTTTGTATTAACTTATTTTTGGTTTGGTATTCTTATGGGATTGAATTTTTTGCCGTTTTTCATGGCTCTAATTTCATTAATTGCTGCGGGATGCATCTATCTTGGTTATTGGGATGATTTAGGTAAAAAGTATGGTTTTGGATATGGATTCGGGAGATATCAGCTTGCAGTTATACTTTTAACTCTATTTTCACCAGCATTCTTTTTTATGGGGATCGCTTATGGATTTGCAACTGCTAATATATTTGGTGGTCTTGGTTTAGGATTGATCATGGTCTACCCAATTTTAGGCATGTTTTTTAGAATTAAAACGTTTAGTGATGATAGTACACTAATTTTAAGGGGGAAATCAATTTTACATGATAATGTAGTTTTGCCTGACGGTAAAGAGTTTTCTTCTGGAAAGAAAGAAGTTGTAGAAACAGTTAGGGGATTTGGATTTATGCCTCTTTCTTACTGGATTTTGGCAGTGGGTTTAGGGATTTTTACAATAGGTTATGGATTTTCAAACATAAGCACGTATTTCAGTAAGGGTGTTCCTTCTCTAGAATTTATTATTGTTACTATCGTTTTGGGTTTTCTATTACAAACGGTTTATCTGTTTCCGGATAAGCTTAATAGAATTGTACCTATTGAGTTGAGAACCAAGAAAGGGTTTTTGTTCATGTTTGTATTAGCTTTTGTGTTATTTGGTATTTCGCAGTTTTTGATTGGTGTTGTGACGGTTTTAACATCATAACTCTTAAAACGATGATCTTAGGTTGTGTAATCGTGTTAGGATGGTTTTCCTGCCAAATGAATTTATTTTTTGATATTTAATCATTTTTAACAGTAAAAATAGTTAATTTTAAAGTTTTCGTGTTATGTTATTAATAATTAACTTAAATATGGCCCAAAATTATTATTAAAATTATAATAGAAATTATTAAATATTAGTTATTACTAACACACATGTGGTGTTAGTATGAAGAATGAATTATTATTTATTATACTGTTAAGTTTTTTTTTAATCTTAATTTCGATAACTGGAACTGTGTCTGCGGCTAATTTAACGGTTAATCCTGGAGATAGTATCCAATCAGTTATAAATAATGCATCTTCTAATGATACAATTATTGTTAATGATAACTGTGGTTTGGGTTATACTTACACTGAAAATGTGGTTGTTAATAAAACAGTGCAGCTAAAAGTTAATGATGGTGGAAATGTCACCATTCAGGCTTTGAATTCTTCACAACCTATTTTTACTGTAAATGCGTTTGGAAATAGTACTAAAATTCAAAATTTCAAGATAACTGGAGCTACAGACTCAAGTGGAATATATTTGGATGGAACTTCAAACTGTATCATTAATGGGAATAGTTTAACAGGTAATCAATATGGAATACGTAGTTCTAATAACAAGAATAATATTCTATACCAAAGCACTATAACAAGCAATCAGCATGGAATAGATCTTTATAATAGCACAGATAACCTCTTATATCAAAATAGTATCACAAGTAACCAGTATGGAATCTATCTTTCTAATTCTTCTGCTGATATTAATTTCAACAGAATATTTGGAAACAGCGAATATGGACTTTATAATGCAGGTAATGGAACAGTAAATGCCACAAACAATTGGTGGGGCTCAAATAATCCAATAGTCTCATCAAATATTGGAAGTGATATTTGCATAGCAGGGGGGACTGTAATTTATGATCCATGGCTTGTGCTTAATTTGATTGGTTCTGTTATTCATGTAACTCCTGATAGTAGTTCTAGTTCTGAGATAACGGCAGATTTAACTCATGATAATCATGGAGCAGATACATCATCCTCTGGAACATTGCCCGAGGGAATACTTATAAACTTTATAACAACATTGGGAACCATTGATAACTCTGCAACTACAAGAAGGGGTAAAGCAGTAGTCACGCTTACATCATGCATTAATTCGAGCGCAACTACGGTTTCAGCAATATTAAATAACCAAACAGCTTCAAAAGCTTTTCATAATTCTTTTAATAGCATAGGAGCAGCTGTAAATGATCCGTTAACTTCAAATGGAGATATTATCATTGTTGGAAATGGGACGTATAATGAAAACGTTGTTATAAATAAAAATCTTACTATAATTTCGGAAGGTAATGTAACTGTGCATGCAATAAATTCTTCGATTTCTGTTTTCACCATTAATTCTGGGGGCAGTGGTTCTTTAATTCAAGGATTTACTATTATGGGAGCTAACCTTGCTAATTCATTTCAATATTTATCTCCTGCAGGTATATTACTTGCATCGGCTAATAACTGCACTGTATTGGATAATACCATAAAAAATAATGTTTATGGTATTTATCTTTTGGATTCTAGTTATAATGAGATTATTGGGAACATAATTGAAAATAATGAACAAGGGATTATTATTCCTAATGCCTGCGAAAGTTTGGAGGGTTGGTTAGTTTCAAATAGTAATCCTGAAGGTGAAGAATTACAATATTGGGTCCATCAATATTATCAATACTTTTTTGGAATCGGTTCAAATTCTATATTCAATAACATAACTGATAATAAAATAAGAAACAATACATATCACGGTATATATTCCACTGGTGAGCTCTCTTCATTAGGTTATAATCAATTAATTTCAAATGATATAACTGGAAATGCAATAGGTATATTTTGTGGGGAATCAGCAGTAATTAAGGCTCATTTCAATCGTATAGCTGGAAATAATCTAACTGGATTTTGTATGGCTGTGGGAAATACGAATACGGATGTTTCAAATAATTGGTGGGGTTCAAATAATCCTAAAATGATCCTTAATTCAACAGGAGATTATATTAATGCAGATTTCTGTTATATAGGGCGTTATCCCGGAACTGAATATTATCAATGGCTCCCCTCAAATTGGATTTTAGAAAAATTCGCTCCAATTATTGTTTTGAACATTAGGCCAACTTCTTACAAAGTTTCCAATGGAAAATGTGACGAATCTATTATCACTGCTGACCTAAATTACAATAGTAATGGGGAATGTATTTCTTCGAAAGGCCATATTCCTGATGGAATATCAATCTATTTTAGAACAAATAGTGGCATAATTACTAATATTGGATATACCTTGAAAGGAACAGTAACATCTAACCTTACATTAGATCAAAACCTCCAATCAGGCATAACTAGCATAACAGCAAATTTGGACAACCAAAATGTTTCTACGCAAGTGGATAGAATCGCTAAGGTGAATATAACTATTTTTAGCACTGCTATAGATTTATCTACTAATCAGCCTTTATTGTTTACTTATGAAATCCCTTTAAATGAGTCTGTAAGTTGGGTTAGTGTGCTCTGGAAGACGAAAGAGGCTGAGTTTGGTAATTTTTCTCAAATAGGAATATTTGAAGTTGAAGTAGATTTAATTGTTAATGGGAAAATAGTAGTAACTAAAAATGTTGCTAATGAAAAGTATCTACACTATAAAAATTACTCTTACAATCCTCACCTTTTTAATGATATAAATATTATAAACAAAATTTTTTCAAAGACATCAACAAGTGGACTTTCTCTTGAATCTATGTTTTATTTAAGTTGTTTCTTGAATGAGTCCTCTCTTAATCATCTTAAAAATTTAACAGGAACACAATTGGAAGAAGCATTAATTAACGAATTCCGGATTATAAATTCGTTTACTGATGAAGAGTTTGCATTGTTAAAAAACCATACATTATTCACAGATTTTATTGGGGTAGATATGTCTTATACAGGAAATGCAGGTCCCATAATAGAATTACCCTCATCTAATGAAAATCAGATCAAAGAATTACCTTTCAGTGGTAATTATATTTCCCGATTAAGCAAAATTACCTATTGGAACGGAGCATATCTTGATACTGATACAAATGGAATGTATTTCTTTAAACCTGGAGGTTATGAAGGTGTAAGAAGTTTTGCTATAGTCACTACTAAAGTTACTGATGAAATATTACAATACTGGTTGGAACAAAAAGATAAAAAAAATATAAATGGGACTTATATTTACCAGGCAGGACCTATGAAAGCTGCTTATGGTACTTTTCTCACGTCTCTTATAATGATTAAGTGTCATGATATGGTTGCAGATCAGGCCGCAGCTAAATTAAATGTTACTTGGAGTCGTACCAGTCCAATTGCAGTTTCAGTGTGTGATGATGCTTACGAATGTTATATGACTTTGGAATGTGATCATAGTTTTGGAATGACTGTAACTGGAGATCCAGGTAATGTTTGGGCATTCCGATTTGCTTGTTCATCTGCAATTAACCCTATTGAATATTTGGTTATGAAAACGTTATTCCCTGTTGCTAATTCTTCTGGAAAT
It encodes:
- a CDS encoding tetratricopeptide repeat protein, coding for MGLFGGLKKKSLLDKGKNAGNNGDHEEALKYFNQVLEMDPENVDALFNKGCAFINFNRQEEALECFEEVLSLSPAIANVWLFKGFVLGALKRHGEALESFNRALELDPDNFDALNNAGYALKERGEYEKAVEHYDKALKVFPDSTVAWTNKGAVLIDLEEYDNALECFDTALELEAPNFKAWYYKGIIARKLNNLQEAINCFDKSLELNPDFELAKDEKEEVLSSKS
- a CDS encoding NosD domain-containing protein, with amino-acid sequence MKNELLFIILLSFFLILISITGTVSAANLTVNPGDSIQSVINNASSNDTIIVNDNCGLGYTYTENVVVNKTVQLKVNDGGNVTIQALNSSQPIFTVNAFGNSTKIQNFKITGATDSSGIYLDGTSNCIINGNSLTGNQYGIRSSNNKNNILYQSTITSNQHGIDLYNSTDNLLYQNSITSNQYGIYLSNSSADINFNRIFGNSEYGLYNAGNGTVNATNNWWGSNNPIVSSNIGSDICIAGGTVIYDPWLVLNLIGSVIHVTPDSSSSSEITADLTHDNHGADTSSSGTLPEGILINFITTLGTIDNSATTRRGKAVVTLTSCINSSATTVSAILNNQTASKAFHNSFNSIGAAVNDPLTSNGDIIIVGNGTYNENVVINKNLTIISEGNVTVHAINSSISVFTINSGGSGSLIQGFTIMGANLANSFQYLSPAGILLASANNCTVLDNTIKNNVYGIYLLDSSYNEIIGNIIENNEQGIIIPNACESLEGWLVSNSNPEGEELQYWVHQYYQYFFGIGSNSIFNNITDNKIRNNTYHGIYSTGELSSLGYNQLISNDITGNAIGIFCGESAVIKAHFNRIAGNNLTGFCMAVGNTNTDVSNNWWGSNNPKMILNSTGDYINADFCYIGRYPGTEYYQWLPSNWILEKFAPIIVLNIRPTSYKVSNGKCDESIITADLNYNSNGECISSKGHIPDGISIYFRTNSGIITNIGYTLKGTVTSNLTLDQNLQSGITSITANLDNQNVSTQVDRIAKVNITIFSTAIDLSTNQPLLFTYEIPLNESVSWVSVLWKTKEAEFGNFSQIGIFEVEVDLIVNGKIVVTKNVANEKYLHYKNYSYNPHLFNDINIINKIFSKTSTSGLSLESMFYLSCFLNESSLNHLKNLTGTQLEEALINEFRIINSFTDEEFALLKNHTLFTDFIGVDMSYTGNAGPIIELPSSNENQIKELPFSGNYISRLSKITYWNGAYLDTDTNGMYFFKPGGYEGVRSFAIVTTKVTDEILQYWLEQKDKKNINGTYIYQAGPMKAAYGTFLTSLIMIKCHDMVADQAAAKLNVTWSRTSPIAVSVCDDAYECYMTLECDHSFGMTVTGDPGNVWAFRFACSSAINPIEYLVMKTLFPVANSSGNNSSFEDSVYLEHLYSSITLGLGQMILNGEMPDILMSDSYLIMCRDGKFLVLDHETGILRDAMIIDLEFMNSAYCFSDLQTEWAFDLGEELDSINPDTWPEQLQSINNVTIALSSIAAVLGNVVYEGSAIASAEFLGPIILIIAPLAFLDAIQPYAIQEAEQNGDFNLADYLKNNNLMDQVWDILTSHGPPQGVWDESYGYSNPNVQRNLEDIKNLKEGALSIWNEISGFAISHPDQLFDKRHNPMSESYWENYFREQNIKSMRNAEQQITESILNVVGGDKYDEVGQVIDALARDAGKRIASGVSKYQVGNIASGTLDVAVALVEIHWALLLKIAYP